From Afipia carboxidovorans OM5, one genomic window encodes:
- the nuoL gene encoding NADH-quinone oxidoreductase subunit L: protein MIQAIVFLPLIGALIAGLITLIGARGRHPGGDEMEHAHGDAHGHAVSAPIGGDAAVIHETHHEPGDGHDDHGPVEPPAAGSRLAEVITTALLLTSAALSWVMFVDVALMHHDLRVVLASWINSGDLKIAWALRVDTLTAVMLVVVTTVSSLVHLYSIGYMHEDPHRPRFMAYLSLFTFAMLMLVTSDNLVQLFFGWEGVGLASYLLIGFWYQKPSANAAAIKAFVVNRVGDFGFALGIFAIFALVNSTDFETIFAAAPSLVGKTINLFGWNVDALTLTCLLLFMGAMGKSAQFLLHTWLPDAMEGPTPVSALIHAATMVTAGVFMVARLSPLFELAPDAKAFVMLIGATTALFAATVGLVQNDIKRVIAYSTCSQLGYMFVAMGAGAYSVGIFHLFTHAFFKALLFLGSGSVILAMHHEQDMRAMGGLWRKIPVTYATMVIGTLALTGFPLTAGYFSKDAIIEAAFAANSNPFAFYGFLCTVFAAGLTSFYSWRLIFMTFHGKPHDEHHYEAAHESPLVMLIPLAVLAVGSFAAGFPFKELFAGHGIAEFFQGALKVDGHVMEEMHHIPHWIALLPTVMMFGGLAMAYLFYIAKPYLPVELAHQQPLLYKFLLNKWYFDELYDIIFVRPAKWLGYTLWKKGDGMLIDGLGPDGVSKRVLDITRGAVRLQSGYLYHYAFAMLVGAAGLVTWFMFGVGGQQ, encoded by the coding sequence ATGATTCAGGCGATTGTTTTCCTGCCTCTGATCGGTGCGCTGATCGCGGGCCTCATCACGCTCATCGGTGCGCGCGGCCGTCACCCCGGCGGCGACGAGATGGAGCATGCCCACGGCGATGCGCATGGGCATGCCGTTTCCGCGCCAATCGGCGGCGATGCGGCGGTGATCCACGAGACCCACCACGAGCCGGGCGATGGCCATGACGATCACGGCCCGGTCGAGCCGCCTGCGGCAGGCTCGCGCCTTGCCGAAGTTATCACCACCGCGCTGTTGCTCACGTCGGCGGCGCTGTCATGGGTGATGTTCGTCGATGTCGCGCTGATGCATCACGACCTGCGGGTGGTGCTCGCGAGCTGGATCAACTCCGGCGACCTCAAGATCGCCTGGGCGCTGCGTGTCGATACGCTGACGGCAGTGATGCTGGTCGTGGTGACGACGGTGTCCTCGCTCGTGCATCTCTATTCCATCGGCTACATGCACGAGGACCCGCATCGCCCGCGCTTCATGGCGTATCTGTCGCTGTTCACCTTCGCGATGCTGATGCTGGTGACCTCCGACAATCTCGTACAGCTCTTCTTCGGCTGGGAAGGCGTCGGTCTCGCGAGTTATCTCCTGATCGGCTTCTGGTACCAGAAGCCATCCGCCAACGCGGCCGCGATCAAGGCGTTCGTCGTCAACCGCGTTGGCGACTTCGGCTTCGCGCTCGGCATCTTCGCGATCTTCGCGCTGGTCAACTCGACCGATTTCGAGACGATCTTCGCCGCTGCGCCGAGCCTCGTCGGCAAGACGATCAACCTGTTCGGCTGGAACGTTGATGCGCTGACGCTGACCTGCCTCCTGCTGTTCATGGGCGCGATGGGCAAGTCCGCGCAGTTCCTGCTGCACACCTGGTTGCCGGACGCGATGGAAGGCCCGACGCCGGTCTCCGCGCTGATCCACGCCGCGACCATGGTGACGGCAGGCGTATTCATGGTGGCGCGGCTGTCGCCGTTGTTCGAACTCGCACCCGACGCCAAGGCGTTCGTGATGCTGATCGGCGCGACCACGGCGCTGTTCGCGGCGACCGTCGGCCTCGTGCAGAACGACATCAAGCGCGTGATCGCTTACTCGACCTGTTCGCAGCTCGGCTACATGTTCGTGGCGATGGGGGCGGGGGCTTATTCGGTCGGCATCTTCCATCTGTTCACGCACGCCTTCTTCAAGGCGCTGCTGTTCCTGGGCTCGGGCTCGGTCATCCTCGCGATGCATCACGAGCAGGACATGCGCGCGATGGGCGGGCTGTGGCGCAAGATTCCCGTCACCTACGCGACGATGGTGATCGGCACGCTGGCGCTGACCGGCTTTCCGCTCACCGCCGGCTACTTCTCGAAGGACGCGATCATCGAGGCCGCCTTTGCCGCGAACAGCAACCCGTTCGCGTTCTACGGCTTCCTCTGCACCGTGTTCGCTGCAGGTCTGACGTCATTCTACTCATGGCGTCTCATTTTCATGACCTTCCACGGCAAGCCGCATGATGAGCATCATTATGAAGCGGCGCATGAAAGCCCGCTGGTGATGCTGATCCCGCTCGCGGTGCTTGCGGTCGGCTCGTTTGCCGCCGGCTTCCCCTTCAAGGAATTGTTCGCGGGCCACGGCATCGCGGAATTCTTCCAGGGCGCGTTGAAGGTCGACGGCCATGTGATGGAAGAGATGCACCACATCCCGCACTGGATCGCGCTGTTGCCGACGGTGATGATGTTCGGCGGTCTCGCGATGGCGTACCTGTTCTACATCGCCAAGCCATATCTGCCGGTCGAGCTCGCCCACCAGCAGCCGCTGCTCTACAAGTTCCTGCTCAACAAGTGGTACTTCGACGAATTGTACGACATCATTTTCGTGCGGCCCGCAAAGTGGCTCGGCTACACGCTCTGGAAGAAGGGCGACGGCATGCTGATCGACGGGCTCGGGCCTGACGGTGTCTCCAAGCGCGTGCTTGACATCACGCGCGGCGCGGTCCGGCTGCAGAGCGGATACCTTTATCACTATGCCTTCGCGATGCTGGTCGGCGCCGCAGGGCTCGTCACCTGGTTCATGTTCGGCGTCGGGGGCCAGCAATAA
- the nuoK gene encoding NADH-quinone oxidoreductase subunit NuoK — MTIGLGHYLAVAAILFTVGMLGIFLNRKNVIIILMSVELILLSVNINLVSFSSFLNDIVGQVFALLVLTVAAAEAAIGLAILVVYFRNRGSIAVEDINLMKG; from the coding sequence ATGACGATCGGTCTCGGACATTATCTCGCGGTCGCCGCGATCCTGTTCACGGTCGGGATGCTCGGCATCTTCCTCAACCGCAAGAACGTCATCATCATCCTGATGTCGGTCGAACTCATCCTGCTGTCGGTCAACATCAATCTCGTATCGTTCTCGAGCTTCCTCAACGACATCGTCGGCCAGGTGTTCGCGCTGCTCGTTCTGACGGTGGCGGCGGCTGAGGCCGCGATCGGGCTTGCGATCCTGGTCGTCTACTTCCGCAACCGCGGCTCCATCGCAGTCGAAGACATCAACCTGATGAAGGGCTGA